One part of the Segnochrobactrum spirostomi genome encodes these proteins:
- a CDS encoding disulfide bond formation protein B, protein MSEPIAADRRPPVFGAAIVLVVGASAILGAWGFQLIGGYVPCALCLEQRIPYYLGLPLALFSLVASLARMPRAIPRILLLLVAITFAYGLYLAIYQSGAEWRFWAGPADCGGGGATTSNAANLMAQLQHTRVVSCTEASFRLLGLSFAGWNGVSTAILVAASLFGALAGRKREPHLSPRRA, encoded by the coding sequence ATGTCCGAACCGATCGCCGCCGACCGCAGGCCGCCCGTGTTCGGCGCGGCCATCGTTCTCGTCGTCGGCGCGTCGGCCATCCTCGGCGCCTGGGGCTTCCAGCTCATCGGCGGCTACGTGCCCTGCGCGCTCTGCCTCGAGCAGCGCATCCCCTATTATCTCGGCCTGCCGCTCGCGCTGTTCTCGCTCGTCGCGAGCCTCGCGCGGATGCCGCGGGCGATCCCGCGCATCCTCCTCCTCCTCGTCGCCATCACCTTCGCCTACGGCCTCTATCTCGCGATCTATCAGTCCGGCGCCGAGTGGCGCTTCTGGGCGGGCCCGGCCGATTGCGGCGGCGGCGGCGCGACCACCTCGAACGCGGCCAACCTGATGGCGCAGCTCCAGCACACCCGCGTGGTGAGTTGCACCGAAGCCTCGTTCCGCCTGCTCGGGCTCTCCTTCGCCGGCTGGAACGGCGTCTCGACCGCGATCCTCGTCGCCGCTTCGCTGTTTGGGGCCCTTGCGGGGCGCAAGCGCGAGCCCCACCTCTCGCCGCGCCGCGCCTGA
- a CDS encoding metallopeptidase family protein codes for MADRTEGSEWAAKTAPSLDDIEIIARDAFAALPASFRALTGHLVIEVADFPDEEALDTLGLESEFDLLGLFVGVGLPQGGAVAPTGRMPNRISLYRRPILDYWAEHDDGLGAIVTHVLVHEIGHHFGFSDEDMERIEAEAD; via the coding sequence ATGGCGGATCGAACCGAAGGCTCCGAGTGGGCCGCGAAGACGGCACCGAGCCTCGACGACATCGAGATCATCGCGCGGGATGCCTTCGCCGCTCTGCCGGCCTCGTTCCGCGCCCTGACCGGGCATCTCGTGATCGAGGTCGCCGATTTTCCCGACGAGGAGGCGCTCGACACGCTCGGCCTCGAATCCGAATTCGATCTGCTCGGCCTGTTCGTCGGCGTCGGCCTGCCCCAGGGCGGCGCGGTCGCACCGACCGGCCGCATGCCGAACCGCATCTCGCTCTATCGCCGCCCGATCCTCGATTATTGGGCCGAGCACGACGACGGCCTCGGGGCGATCGTCACCCACGTCCTGGTGCACGAGATCGGCCACCATTTCGGCTTCTCGGACGAGGACATGGAGCGCATCGAGGCCGAGGCCGACTGA